From the Desulfovibrio sp. JY genome, one window contains:
- a CDS encoding AAA family ATPase: protein MMRRLVLTDFMAHAHTVFEFAPGLTVLTGPNNTGKSAVVEGLRCLAQNPTPRHCIRHGAREARVSAEFDDGTVVTWVRRPKYALYELTRPGAKEPEVYAKFGRTPPEDILDVLRLSPVPIEGGDPVDVHIGNQREPVFLLNQPGSALSGFFAASTEAAHLIAMQNLLTDRTRKAKTEKNRLDKELASLAASLDTLSPLPELELRLEQAVAAEGDIAGREREASGLADWLARRRELAGSIDRCERSGRALSRLTGPPELTPTAPLAGLVAARETLARRMDRAGRRGGALASLAAPPALVDTAGLAGRVRDLVALRGALARTEKKAAAVAGLAPPGELADVAGLGALVQDLKGVRDGLRSLGGRAKILSRLSGPPETADLAPLAALAASLQAARRAVSTARTAAVAKARALEELTSRIADRLAALGSCPLCGGALTPDDFLGAGHAHETKPEGAS, encoded by the coding sequence ATGATGCGACGCCTTGTCCTGACTGATTTCATGGCCCATGCGCACACGGTTTTCGAATTCGCGCCCGGGCTTACCGTGCTCACCGGCCCCAACAACACCGGCAAATCCGCCGTGGTCGAGGGACTGCGCTGTCTGGCCCAGAACCCGACCCCGCGCCACTGCATCCGCCATGGCGCCCGCGAGGCCCGGGTGTCGGCGGAATTCGACGACGGCACGGTGGTCACCTGGGTGCGCCGGCCCAAGTATGCCCTTTACGAGCTGACCCGTCCGGGCGCTAAGGAGCCGGAAGTCTACGCCAAGTTCGGCCGCACGCCGCCCGAGGACATCCTGGACGTGCTGCGGCTGTCCCCGGTCCCCATCGAGGGCGGCGACCCCGTGGACGTGCATATCGGCAACCAGCGCGAACCGGTTTTTCTGCTCAACCAGCCGGGCTCGGCGCTTTCCGGATTTTTCGCCGCCTCCACCGAGGCCGCCCACCTGATCGCCATGCAGAACCTGCTGACCGATCGGACGCGCAAGGCCAAGACCGAGAAAAACCGGCTGGACAAGGAACTGGCGTCCCTGGCCGCTTCGCTGGACACGCTTTCCCCGCTGCCGGAACTGGAGTTGCGCCTGGAGCAGGCAGTTGCGGCGGAAGGCGACATCGCCGGCAGGGAGCGGGAGGCGTCGGGCCTTGCCGACTGGCTGGCGAGGCGTCGCGAACTGGCCGGGAGCATCGACCGATGCGAAAGGTCCGGCCGGGCGCTTTCCCGGCTGACCGGCCCGCCGGAGCTTACGCCGACCGCGCCCTTGGCCGGGCTTGTGGCCGCCCGGGAAACGCTGGCCCGGCGCATGGACCGGGCCGGACGTCGTGGCGGGGCGCTGGCCTCCCTGGCCGCGCCGCCGGCGCTTGTCGATACGGCCGGGCTGGCCGGGCGGGTCCGGGATTTGGTGGCGCTCCGTGGGGCGCTTGCCCGCACCGAAAAAAAGGCGGCCGCCGTGGCCGGGCTTGCGCCGCCCGGGGAACTGGCCGATGTGGCCGGACTCGGCGCGCTGGTGCAAGATTTGAAAGGCGTGCGGGACGGGTTGCGCTCCCTGGGCGGTCGGGCGAAAATTCTGTCACGTCTTTCCGGGCCGCCGGAAACGGCCGACCTCGCGCCCCTGGCCGCTTTGGCCGCCTCGCTCCAGGCGGCCCGGCGGGCCGTTTCCACGGCCAGGACCGCCGCCGTGGCCAAGGCCCGGGCGTTGGAAGAGCTGACGAGCCGCATCGCCGACAGGCTGGCCGCGCTCGGCTCCTGCCCCTTGTGCGGCGGCGCGCTGACCCCGGATGATTTTCTGGGCGCGGGACATGCCCACGAGACGAAGCCGGAGGGCGCGTCATGA
- a CDS encoding metallophosphoesterase produces MNLPTIEATGLLCIPDPHIAATPPMQRLESYMDDVLQKLAACLDHAVREKLVPVILGDLFHWPRENPNTLIVALIELFRPHHPFVLVGNHDKYQARFTPDTSLAVLRAADVVTVLDAPGLFLRLVTPTGPAVVGASPDGSPLPAAVEKEAGETSVWLTHHGIGFPDAEDRHVRIHEIAGLDWVINGHLHRPHPTVVSGATRWANPGNITRLKFTRKAMTRVPAASVWRPGADDLEHWPVPYRPFAEVFPDQEFPPEEAASPEYKSRFLEGLSRLAWRRTREGAGLGEFLRANLNPESPETEVIWELYREVTHAGK; encoded by the coding sequence ATGAATCTGCCCACCATCGAGGCCACGGGGCTTTTGTGCATCCCCGATCCGCACATTGCCGCAACGCCCCCCATGCAGCGCCTGGAATCCTACATGGACGACGTGCTGCAAAAGCTTGCCGCCTGTCTGGACCATGCCGTCCGGGAGAAGCTCGTGCCGGTGATCCTCGGCGACCTGTTCCACTGGCCGCGCGAGAACCCGAACACACTGATCGTGGCGCTTATCGAGCTTTTCCGGCCGCACCATCCCTTTGTCCTGGTCGGCAACCACGACAAGTACCAGGCGCGCTTTACGCCCGACACGTCCCTGGCCGTGCTGCGCGCGGCGGACGTGGTCACGGTGCTCGACGCGCCGGGGCTGTTTTTGCGCCTCGTCACCCCCACGGGCCCGGCCGTCGTCGGCGCGTCGCCCGACGGTTCGCCGCTGCCCGCCGCCGTCGAAAAGGAGGCCGGGGAGACGAGCGTGTGGCTCACCCACCATGGCATCGGCTTTCCCGACGCCGAGGACCGCCATGTGCGCATCCACGAAATCGCCGGCCTGGACTGGGTCATAAACGGCCACCTGCACCGGCCGCACCCCACGGTCGTTTCCGGGGCCACCCGCTGGGCCAACCCCGGCAACATCACGCGCCTCAAATTCACGCGCAAAGCCATGACCCGGGTGCCGGCGGCCTCGGTCTGGCGGCCGGGCGCGGACGACCTGGAACACTGGCCCGTGCCGTACCGCCCCTTTGCCGAGGTGTTTCCGGATCAGGAATTCCCGCCCGAGGAGGCTGCCTCGCCGGAGTACAAGTCCCGTTTTCTGGAAGGGCTGTCCCGGCTGGCCTGGCGGCGCACCCGCGAGGGGGCGGGGCTCGGGGAATTCCTGCGCGCCAATCTCAACCCCGAAAGCCCGGAGACGGAAGTCATCTGGGAACTTTACCGCGAGGTCACCCATGCCGGCAAATAA
- the corA gene encoding magnesium/cobalt transporter CorA, translated as MLERFKKRSRGAGGLATGENAFPARPTFAPCVMVYAYDAASVTVRRYDALTGDEPVLEPGRVHWVRVIGVHDEAFVRAVAKRFGLHPLLVDDILDTGHRPAIEEYESIVFILLRLLGYDEADKRVLAEQVCLASGDGFVLTFQEREANLWDALAARLEKGGCKPARRGREQLVHALIAAALDEYILTLGRLAEDIEELEQQVLSGAGGGDTLTETYRLKREVLFLHRSLWPLREMLSRTRPDGPGETDEADAVAALLWNDIRQDVYQVLDAVETLREMLSEMVGLSMTKAELRMNAVGQYLTLVATIFLPLNFLVGFYGMNFDNLPFKSTDWGVYALIGFMVATVAGMAIYFRRKQWIAGNDEEEE; from the coding sequence ATGCTGGAGCGCTTCAAGAAACGGTCCCGGGGAGCCGGCGGGCTTGCCACTGGCGAAAACGCCTTTCCGGCGCGGCCGACGTTTGCGCCCTGCGTCATGGTCTACGCCTATGACGCCGCGTCCGTTACCGTCCGCCGCTACGACGCCCTGACCGGGGACGAGCCTGTGCTCGAGCCGGGCAGGGTCCACTGGGTGCGGGTCATCGGGGTGCATGACGAGGCGTTCGTGCGCGCCGTGGCCAAACGGTTCGGGCTGCATCCGCTGCTGGTGGACGACATCCTGGACACGGGGCATCGCCCGGCGATCGAGGAATACGAATCCATCGTGTTCATCCTGCTGCGGCTTCTGGGCTACGACGAGGCGGACAAGCGGGTTTTGGCCGAGCAGGTGTGTCTGGCCTCGGGCGACGGCTTCGTGCTGACGTTTCAGGAGCGCGAGGCCAATTTGTGGGACGCCCTGGCGGCGCGCCTGGAAAAGGGCGGCTGCAAACCGGCCCGGCGGGGACGCGAACAACTTGTCCATGCGCTGATCGCCGCGGCCCTGGACGAATACATCCTGACGCTCGGGCGGCTGGCCGAAGACATCGAGGAGCTGGAACAGCAGGTGCTCTCCGGCGCGGGCGGGGGCGACACCCTGACCGAAACCTACCGGCTCAAGCGGGAGGTGCTGTTTTTGCACCGCTCCCTTTGGCCGCTTCGGGAGATGCTCAGCCGCACGCGGCCCGACGGCCCAGGCGAAACCGACGAGGCCGATGCCGTGGCCGCGCTTTTATGGAACGACATCCGCCAGGACGTGTATCAGGTGCTCGACGCGGTGGAGACGTTGCGCGAGATGCTCTCGGAAATGGTCGGCCTGTCCATGACCAAGGCGGAGCTGCGCATGAACGCCGTGGGCCAGTACCTGACGCTTGTGGCCACGATCTTTTTGCCGCTCAATTTCCTGGTCGGCTTTTACGGCATGAATTTCGACAACCTGCCGTTTAAATCCACGGACTGGGGCGTGTACGCCCTGATCGGGTTCATGGTGGCCACGGTCGCCGGCATGGCCATTTATTTCCGCCGCAAGCAGTGGATCGCCGGCAACGACGAAGAAGAGGAATAA
- a CDS encoding LysR family transcriptional regulator codes for MELRNLRALVEIVRQGGFTRAARALFSTQSTVSKAVRQLEEELGEALLERLGNGVRLTGAGEIVYARAVAMLAESEHMVAEVADLKGLISGRLRLGLPIFGSARLFAPLFAEYRSRHPGVEIELMEQGSARLEQALLAGEVELAVSLLPVPDAFDWQLVRDDPMMALLWSDHPLAGRKTVRLARFASAPMILFEQGFALNARIEAACRARGFEPMTVARSGQVDFIIALVASGLGVALLPRILTEGRPLSPLTAVLVDETDLRWQAALVWRKGARLSPAARAWLALTREKLPTGGLPGTSLAG; via the coding sequence ATGGAACTGCGCAACCTGCGGGCCCTGGTGGAGATCGTGCGCCAGGGCGGCTTTACCCGGGCGGCGCGCGCCCTTTTTTCCACCCAGTCCACGGTGAGCAAGGCTGTCAGGCAGCTGGAGGAGGAATTGGGCGAGGCGCTGCTCGAACGACTGGGGAATGGGGTGCGGCTGACCGGGGCCGGGGAGATCGTCTACGCCCGGGCGGTGGCCATGCTGGCTGAAAGCGAGCACATGGTGGCGGAGGTGGCCGACCTCAAGGGGCTCATCTCCGGCCGGCTGCGCCTGGGGCTGCCCATCTTCGGCAGCGCAAGGCTTTTCGCGCCGCTTTTCGCCGAATACCGCAGCCGCCATCCCGGGGTGGAAATCGAACTCATGGAACAGGGCAGCGCCCGGCTGGAGCAGGCGCTTCTGGCCGGCGAAGTGGAGCTGGCCGTGTCGCTTTTGCCCGTGCCGGACGCCTTCGACTGGCAGCTCGTGCGCGACGACCCGATGATGGCGCTGCTCTGGTCCGACCATCCCCTGGCCGGCCGCAAGACGGTGCGCCTGGCCCGGTTCGCTTCCGCGCCCATGATCCTTTTCGAGCAGGGTTTCGCCCTAAACGCCCGCATCGAGGCGGCCTGCCGGGCCCGTGGCTTCGAGCCCATGACCGTGGCCCGCAGCGGCCAGGTGGATTTCATCATCGCGCTCGTGGCCTCGGGGCTCGGGGTGGCGCTTTTGCCGCGCATATTGACCGAGGGCCGGCCCCTTTCACCGCTGACGGCGGTGCTGGTCGACGAGACGGACCTGCGCTGGCAGGCGGCGCTCGTGTGGCGCAAGGGGGCGCGGCTTTCCCCGGCGGCCCGGGCCTGGCTGGCGCTTACGCGGGAAAAGCTGCCGACCGGGGGCTTGCCCGGAACGAGCCTGGCCGGCTAA
- a CDS encoding CidA/LrgA family protein: protein MKRKPENWPGKVGLFVLTVVQATALVGFWWVCDRLVRMAGLPVPAGVVGMLAMIALLALHILPVRWFSRGAGGLLNHMLLFFVPACITLRDHPELVGVTGLKLLAVIVVGIVSVMVGTALIVELHFRTRSRHVR from the coding sequence ATGAAACGAAAACCTGAAAATTGGCCCGGCAAAGTGGGGCTTTTCGTCCTGACCGTGGTCCAGGCCACGGCCCTGGTCGGGTTCTGGTGGGTGTGCGACCGGCTGGTGCGGATGGCCGGACTGCCGGTGCCGGCCGGCGTGGTGGGGATGCTCGCCATGATTGCGCTGCTGGCCCTGCACATCCTGCCGGTGCGCTGGTTCTCCCGGGGAGCCGGCGGGTTGCTCAACCATATGCTGCTTTTTTTCGTCCCGGCCTGCATCACCCTGCGCGACCATCCCGAGCTGGTCGGGGTGACCGGGCTCAAGCTTCTGGCCGTCATCGTGGTCGGCATCGTCTCGGTCATGGTCGGCACGGCGCTGATCGTGGAACTGCATTTTCGCACGAGGTCCCGTCATGTTCGCTGA
- a CDS encoding LrgB family protein: MFAEHPAIFWFTATLAAYVLSRIAYHYVKAWWTSPLLLACVLCLGLTVVLHVSYREYMRGGQWLLMLLGPTTVAFALPIYEQRALLRRHWPPLAMGVFFGCLLAFGGSWLLSGLLGLPEGMRLSVLPRSVTTPFAMAFAKEVGGAPDLAAVCVIVTGVLGASFGGMILKILPLRSALARGAMLGMGAHGAGVARAREIGDEEGAVAGLVMILAGVTCALIGPAVAMLGTV; this comes from the coding sequence ATGTTCGCTGAACATCCCGCTATATTTTGGTTCACGGCCACCCTGGCCGCCTATGTCCTGTCGCGCATCGCCTACCATTACGTGAAGGCCTGGTGGACGTCGCCGCTGCTTCTGGCCTGCGTGCTGTGCCTGGGGCTGACCGTCGTCCTGCACGTGAGCTACCGCGAGTACATGCGCGGCGGGCAGTGGCTGCTCATGCTGCTCGGGCCGACCACGGTGGCCTTTGCCTTGCCGATTTACGAGCAAAGGGCGCTCTTGCGCCGCCATTGGCCGCCGCTGGCCATGGGGGTGTTTTTCGGCTGCCTGCTGGCTTTCGGCGGGTCCTGGCTGCTTTCCGGCCTGCTCGGGCTGCCCGAGGGGATGCGGCTTTCGGTGCTGCCGCGCTCGGTCACCACGCCCTTTGCCATGGCCTTTGCCAAGGAAGTCGGCGGCGCGCCGGATTTGGCCGCCGTGTGCGTCATCGTCACGGGCGTTTTGGGCGCGTCGTTTGGCGGCATGATCCTGAAGATCCTGCCCCTGCGCTCGGCCCTGGCACGGGGGGCCATGCTCGGCATGGGGGCGCACGGCGCGGGCGTGGCCCGGGCCCGGGAGATCGGCGACGAGGAAGGGGCCGTGGCCGGTCTGGTCATGATCCTGGCCGGCGTCACCTGCGCGCTCATCGGCCCGGCCGTGGCCATGCTCGGCACGGTGTAG
- a CDS encoding AraC family transcriptional regulator produces the protein MPDSALRVSRHPAAPGLEAIRGVGVAADIVRHAHARLVVGLCLGGGRRIMAGGGVFEAGPGQGFVIPPGVAHACAPAGDAGHSYVVLAASAACFPPGRRNGGTVEVWPRVWSDRQAAELLVATAEAVSKGDARALAFFGALATRLDLRPAPLPPLHPATRRVKAIIDAAPAEPVTVADLAGLVGVSPYHLERLFRRDLGVPLLDYALSRRVALAALRIGDGEALCEAALAAGFCDQSHLTRQFRRRMGVPPGRYRVIRLS, from the coding sequence ATGCCGGACAGCGCGCTTCGCGTGTCCCGACATCCGGCCGCGCCGGGCCTCGAGGCCATCCGCGGCGTGGGTGTGGCGGCGGATATCGTGCGCCATGCCCACGCCCGTCTCGTGGTCGGGCTGTGCCTTGGCGGCGGGCGGCGCATCATGGCCGGCGGCGGGGTCTTCGAGGCGGGGCCGGGCCAGGGGTTCGTCATCCCGCCCGGCGTGGCCCATGCCTGCGCCCCGGCCGGGGACGCGGGCCATTCGTATGTGGTGCTGGCGGCATCCGCCGCCTGTTTTCCGCCCGGCCGGCGCAACGGCGGGACCGTGGAGGTCTGGCCCAGGGTATGGAGCGACCGGCAGGCGGCGGAGCTGCTTGTGGCCACGGCCGAGGCCGTCTCGAAAGGGGATGCGCGGGCCCTGGCGTTTTTCGGCGCCCTGGCGACGCGCCTCGATTTGCGCCCCGCCCCCCTGCCGCCGCTCCATCCGGCCACGCGCCGGGTCAAGGCGATCATCGACGCGGCCCCGGCCGAACCCGTCACCGTGGCCGATCTGGCCGGGCTTGTCGGGGTGAGCCCGTATCATCTGGAGCGGCTCTTCCGGCGCGATCTCGGGGTGCCGCTTCTGGACTACGCCCTGTCGCGGCGGGTGGCCCTGGCCGCCTTGCGCATCGGGGACGGGGAGGCGCTTTGCGAAGCGGCCCTGGCCGCCGGATTTTGCGACCAGAGCCATCTTACCCGCCAGTTTCGCCGCCGCATGGGCGTGCCGCCCGGCAGGTATCGCGTGATTCGCCTGTCCTAG
- a CDS encoding cupin domain-containing protein — protein MNTDTVSALAEGRQIVTVGGAKDAADLPWNPHPAFEGVSLKHLVTGADTDGALSCHLVRVAPGKTLKSHIHEGQWELHEVVSGEGVAGIDGAATRYSPGVVAVIPKGLAHEVTAGDAGLCLFAKFFPALL, from the coding sequence ATGAACACGGATACCGTTTCCGCCCTGGCCGAGGGCCGACAGATCGTCACCGTGGGCGGCGCGAAAGATGCCGCCGACCTGCCCTGGAATCCCCATCCCGCCTTCGAGGGGGTGAGCCTCAAGCATCTGGTCACCGGGGCCGACACCGACGGAGCGCTCAGTTGCCATCTGGTGCGCGTCGCGCCGGGCAAGACGCTCAAATCCCATATCCATGAGGGACAGTGGGAGCTGCACGAAGTGGTGTCCGGGGAAGGGGTGGCCGGCATCGACGGCGCGGCGACGCGGTACAGCCCGGGCGTCGTGGCGGTCATCCCCAAGGGGCTCGCCCACGAGGTGACGGCCGGGGACGCGGGACTGTGCCTTTTTGCCAAGTTCTTCCCGGCTCTGCTATGA
- a CDS encoding CBS domain-containing protein: MVIADIMRTTLIKVRPEAPVGNVLIWYGGMGHIFRNTYVVDERERLLGVVTIHNFLSIIVPPTVNQKAKAGLLDGREELLDALRHNMAAISDTTVGSLMDSDYPFAHPDDLFVMANELIVEKGITALPVIDPNGVLVGEISRRMILHFLVKNL; this comes from the coding sequence ATGGTCATCGCCGACATCATGCGCACCACGCTCATCAAGGTCCGCCCGGAAGCGCCGGTCGGGAATGTGCTTATCTGGTATGGCGGCATGGGGCACATCTTTCGCAACACCTACGTGGTGGACGAGCGCGAGCGGCTGCTCGGCGTGGTCACCATCCACAATTTCCTTTCCATCATCGTGCCGCCGACCGTGAACCAGAAAGCCAAGGCCGGGCTGTTAGACGGCCGCGAGGAACTCCTCGACGCCCTGCGCCACAACATGGCCGCCATCTCCGACACCACCGTGGGCAGCCTCATGGATTCGGACTACCCCTTCGCCCACCCCGACGACCTTTTCGTCATGGCCAATGAGTTGATCGTGGAAAAAGGCATCACCGCCTTGCCCGTCATCGATCCGAACGGGGTCCTCGTCGGCGAGATCAGCCGGCGCATGATCCTGCATTTCCTGGTGAAAAACCTGTAA
- a CDS encoding IS1595 family transposase, whose product MARNIVQFQKGMSEDAFEAQFGTEEKCWAHLVQWRWPEGFVCPICGRDKYSLLIVGRRRLFQCSHCRTQTSVTAGTIFASTKVPLKKWFRAIYHLTQSKGGISSVELARRLGVTQTTAWKMSHKLMQVMLEREHQQRLTGRVEMDDAYLGGKRRGGKRGRGAPGKIPFIAAVETTKSGQPHKMKLCRVKGFRRNEVQRASQKILRSGTLVVTDRLPCFSEVQAAGCRHEPVQDSGRKAVQDSVFKWVNTMLGNVKSALLGTYRAVRGKHVSRYLASFGYRFNRRYDLATMLTRLAWVSLRTPPMPYRLLKLAEDCA is encoded by the coding sequence ATGGCAAGAAACATTGTGCAATTCCAGAAGGGTATGAGCGAAGATGCGTTTGAGGCGCAATTCGGCACCGAGGAGAAATGCTGGGCACACCTCGTGCAATGGCGTTGGCCCGAAGGATTCGTTTGTCCAATTTGCGGCAGGGATAAGTACTCGCTGCTTATTGTTGGCAGGCGACGGCTCTTTCAGTGCTCACATTGCCGTACGCAGACTTCGGTGACCGCTGGAACAATCTTCGCTTCCACCAAAGTTCCCCTCAAGAAGTGGTTCCGCGCCATTTATCACCTCACTCAAAGCAAGGGCGGCATCTCCAGTGTCGAATTAGCCCGCAGACTTGGTGTCACGCAAACGACGGCCTGGAAAATGTCTCACAAGCTGATGCAGGTCATGCTCGAACGTGAACACCAGCAACGTCTCACCGGCCGCGTAGAGATGGACGATGCTTACCTTGGCGGTAAACGACGTGGTGGGAAACGTGGACGTGGTGCCCCAGGAAAAATTCCGTTTATTGCGGCAGTTGAAACGACAAAAAGTGGACAACCACACAAGATGAAGCTGTGCCGAGTCAAAGGTTTTCGGCGTAATGAGGTGCAGCGGGCATCTCAGAAAATCTTGCGTTCCGGGACATTGGTGGTGACGGACCGGTTGCCATGTTTTTCCGAGGTCCAGGCTGCGGGCTGTCGGCACGAACCCGTTCAAGACAGTGGCCGCAAGGCTGTGCAGGACTCAGTATTTAAGTGGGTCAACACCATGCTTGGCAATGTGAAGTCAGCATTATTGGGAACATATCGTGCCGTGAGAGGCAAACATGTGTCGCGCTATCTGGCCTCGTTCGGATATCGATTCAATCGCCGTTATGACTTGGCGACAATGCTCACGCGGTTGGCCTGGGTCTCCTTGCGGACGCCGCCCATGCCTTACAGACTGCTCAAACTGGCTGAGGATTGTGCGTAA
- a CDS encoding exopolyphosphatase, translating into MRLLTRSDFDGLICAVLLKEAGVMDEWTFVHPKDVQDGKVECGPNDILANVPYAPGCGLWFDHHTSETDRLGDITFTGASKHYPSCARVIWEYYGGHKTFPERFDEMLTFVDRCDSGDLTPGDVARPEGWILLSFIMDPRTGLGRYRDYRISNYQLMMRLVDLCRHEPVGNILADPDVAERVKRYFEQEEQFAAMLRARSKMLGKVLVIDLREQDEIFTGNRFTAYALFPECNVSVQVIWGKAKQNVVLTVGKSIFDRANPVDIGRLMLAYGGGGHRNVGTCQVPEAEAERVLADVVAVLNGEKPQPGEGGVDA; encoded by the coding sequence ATGCGGTTGTTGACGCGTTCGGATTTCGACGGGCTTATCTGCGCCGTGTTGCTCAAGGAAGCCGGGGTGATGGACGAGTGGACGTTCGTGCACCCAAAAGACGTCCAGGACGGCAAGGTGGAATGCGGCCCGAACGACATCCTGGCCAACGTGCCCTACGCGCCGGGCTGCGGCCTGTGGTTCGACCACCACACCAGCGAGACCGACCGCCTGGGCGACATCACGTTTACGGGCGCGTCCAAGCACTATCCGAGCTGCGCCCGGGTCATCTGGGAGTATTACGGCGGCCACAAGACCTTTCCCGAACGCTTCGACGAGATGCTCACGTTCGTCGACCGTTGCGACAGCGGCGACCTGACGCCCGGGGATGTGGCCCGGCCCGAGGGCTGGATACTTTTAAGCTTCATCATGGACCCGCGCACAGGCCTTGGCCGCTATCGCGACTACCGCATCAGCAACTACCAACTCATGATGCGTCTGGTGGACCTGTGCCGCCACGAGCCGGTGGGGAACATCCTGGCCGATCCCGACGTGGCCGAGCGCGTGAAACGCTACTTCGAGCAGGAGGAACAGTTCGCGGCCATGCTGCGGGCCCGCTCGAAGATGCTGGGCAAGGTGTTGGTCATCGATTTGCGCGAGCAGGACGAGATTTTCACCGGCAACCGCTTCACGGCCTATGCGCTTTTTCCCGAGTGCAACGTCAGCGTGCAGGTCATCTGGGGCAAGGCCAAACAAAACGTCGTGCTGACCGTGGGCAAATCCATTTTCGACCGCGCCAACCCGGTGGACATCGGCCGGCTGATGCTTGCCTACGGCGGCGGCGGACACAGGAACGTGGGCACCTGCCAGGTGCCGGAAGCCGAGGCCGAGCGGGTTCTGGCCGACGTCGTGGCGGTGCTCAACGGCGAGAAGCCCCAGCCCGGGGAGGGCGGCGTTGACGCCTGA
- the lipB gene encoding lipoyl(octanoyl) transferase LipB, whose protein sequence is MTPEVRVLGRIAYEAALALQQETAAAVKAGTSGGTVFILEHDPVITLGGNKPINKVLCAPPDVSLVQTDRGGGATVHNPGQLVVYPVVGLRALGFGVKPFVAWVLEMGRALLESYGVAAECRQNPLGLWVGERKIASLGIHISRGVATHGIAMNLANDLTLFNAIVPCGLAGVAMTSVAAETGAPVDMAEAMARMATIATDGLSRIPA, encoded by the coding sequence TTGACGCCTGAGGTCCGCGTCCTCGGCCGCATCGCCTACGAGGCGGCCCTGGCCCTGCAGCAGGAAACCGCCGCAGCGGTCAAGGCCGGAACAAGCGGGGGGACGGTTTTCATCCTCGAGCACGATCCGGTCATCACGCTCGGGGGCAACAAGCCCATCAACAAGGTCTTGTGCGCGCCGCCGGACGTCAGCCTCGTGCAGACGGACCGGGGCGGCGGGGCGACGGTGCACAACCCCGGCCAGCTTGTCGTCTATCCGGTGGTCGGGCTTCGCGCCCTTGGCTTCGGCGTCAAGCCGTTCGTGGCATGGGTGCTGGAAATGGGCCGTGCGCTGCTCGAAAGCTATGGCGTGGCCGCCGAATGCCGCCAGAATCCGCTGGGACTGTGGGTAGGGGAGCGCAAGATCGCCTCGCTTGGCATCCACATCTCGCGCGGCGTGGCCACCCACGGCATCGCCATGAACCTTGCCAACGACCTGACGCTGTTCAATGCCATCGTGCCCTGTGGGCTGGCCGGCGTGGCCATGACCTCGGTTGCCGCCGAGACCGGCGCGCCCGTGGACATGGCCGAAGCCATGGCCCGCATGGCGACAATCGCCACGGACGGGCTTTCGCGGATACCGGCATGA
- a CDS encoding Fic family protein encodes MSDTTYTPPFAITPIILDHVAAISHWLGAQSVLDARKVSPRLRRDNQIRTIQATLAIEGNSLSVPQVTAVLEGKRVLGSPREVQEVHNALTAYDMLAGFDPTKREDFLRAHGLLMYGLIEDAGAFRRGAVAVARGENVVHMPPPAMRVAGLVDDLLGWLGRTNVHPLVAGCVTHYEIEFIHPFSDGNGRLGRFWQTVILAHWNPVFAAVPVESVVRDRQDGYYAALGAADHAGAATPFVEFMLQALRDAALAAVPA; translated from the coding sequence ATGAGCGACACTACCTACACGCCGCCGTTTGCCATAACGCCGATCATCCTCGACCATGTGGCGGCCATCAGCCATTGGCTTGGCGCACAATCGGTCCTTGATGCCAGGAAGGTTTCCCCCCGCCTGCGTCGCGACAACCAAATCCGCACGATCCAGGCGACCCTTGCCATCGAAGGCAATTCCCTGTCCGTGCCCCAGGTGACGGCTGTTCTCGAGGGCAAGCGGGTACTGGGGTCTCCCCGCGAAGTGCAGGAAGTGCACAATGCCCTGACGGCATACGATATGCTTGCCGGCTTTGACCCCACAAAACGCGAGGACTTTTTGCGGGCGCATGGTTTGCTGATGTATGGGCTCATTGAGGATGCCGGGGCTTTTCGTCGTGGCGCGGTGGCTGTGGCGCGCGGGGAAAACGTCGTGCACATGCCGCCCCCGGCCATGCGTGTTGCCGGGCTTGTGGACGATCTGCTGGGGTGGCTCGGCAGGACGAACGTGCATCCGCTGGTGGCCGGGTGCGTCACCCACTACGAGATAGAATTCATTCATCCTTTTTCCGATGGCAATGGCCGTTTGGGCCGGTTCTGGCAAACCGTGATATTGGCTCACTGGAATCCGGTATTTGCTGCGGTTCCTGTGGAAAGCGTTGTGCGTGACCGTCAGGATGGCTACTACGCCGCCTTGGGCGCTGCCGACCATGCTGGTGCAGCCACGCCCTTTGTGGAATTCATGCTCCAGGCCCTGCGCGATGCCGCTCTTGCGGCCGTACCGGCATAA